The nucleotide window ACAACACCCGAAGTTTCGGGATCGCTTCGGAAGCTGGGACACCGGACGCCGCAAGCGACGCGAGGGCCGGATCGAACACGGGGTCTGAAACACCTGTTTGATCCCGAAGTCGCTCGTTAGCGGGCTTTGTTCGTCCAACAATCTCCCGAGCGCCCTCAACGCCGACGGCAGCAACGCCCTCAGTGATGCCATCGATGTCAGCGAGATATCCTGGCCGGGAATCAGCAAGTGTTTCGATGGACTTCACACCGCCATCAACGAGTTGGCCCGCCCGCTTTGGTCCAATACCTGGAATGCGTTCTAATTCGGATGCGATCTCGGAAGTGGACCGCTCGGATTTCTCTGGTTCCGTGGTATCCGGCTCAACCTCTCTGGCTTTGCCTGTCGATGACGTAGGCTCATCGGGCTTCAGTGAATCAGGTAGAGAGGGAAGGTCAACGACTTTGAGATCCTCCGAAGAAACATCATCAGCAATCGGGGAATCTTCAAGCACTGATCGGACTCGCTCAGCGTTTCGTTCGGCGATATTAGATTCGGTGACGTACGATATCAACGCCGACCGTTCGCTGGAACTGAGTGTCTGATCGGATGAGAGATCCTCAATGATCGCATCTGCGTCACGCTGGTTCGGGAACCACGCATCTCCCATTGCCACGAAAAGCGGGACAAACGGTTCGGGAACGATGTCACGTTCAGTGAGTCCCAACTTATCGGTAAGCACGATGATGGCCCTATCGTCCAGCGATAGTTGGTACCGCCCGCCAGGGAGAGAGACCTCTAACTTCAGCCGATCGACCGAGTCACGAATCAGCCTCGTTGGTTGCCGCATACCATCCCATTTCCACCAACCATGATAAGATTATGACTAGAAGAAAAATAGACATAAACGGAGCTACTGAGCGCGGTGAGTTGAGTCCTGAAGGCGGAACACCCAAATTAGTAACTGTTGAAACCAAGACCAATGCCACTGTCAATAGACGGACCGTCAACGCCACCTCAAT belongs to Halorubrum sp. DM2 and includes:
- a CDS encoding helix-hairpin-helix domain-containing protein, which encodes MRQPTRLIRDSVDRLKLEVSLPGGRYQLSLDDRAIIVLTDKLGLTERDIVPEPFVPLFVAMGDAWFPNQRDADAIIEDLSSDQTLSSSERSALISYVTESNIAERNAERVRSVLEDSPIADDVSSEDLKVVDLPSLPDSLKPDEPTSSTGKAREVEPDTTEPEKSERSTSEIASELERIPGIGPKRAGQLVDGGVKSIETLADSRPGYLADIDGITEGVAAVGVEGAREIVGRTKPANERLRDQTGVSDPVFDPALASLAASGVPASEAIPKLRVLYGPTVADIDAVTGQQAYYLHEAGYETPYDIVQASQEELTDVYQVGATTAENIQTAANAMLEL